ATTCCTCTTTATCCCTACTGTCCAGATCCCTTCTTGGATCGCTTCCGTCCAGATCTCAACCACACTGTTTTGAGATGGTACGTACTAATTCCTCTTTATCTCTTCAACACAGTCTACTGTATTTCCTTTTTGTTTGACAGCTGAAAGTATCAAGTAGCGGCCGAGATCAAGAACACCACTACAGCAGTTTTTTGTTGATAATTTGGTTTACATATGTTAACACATGCGAAGCAGCCATCACTTTGTTGAACAATCTCTTAGTATATTATAGATGCTGGCAAAAACTAAGTTTGAAAAAGGAAAACATACACGATGCTGGTAAATGCCAAAACTAAGTCAGTTGATCCCCCGAATATAGATTTGTTAGATGTCTAGCTTGAACAAAGTAAACTTACAAATATATTGTGACCTCAAGAACTTACTTATTTTATATACATAATGATGAGATAACCATTGTATTGGAGAAAGTCTGCTTTTTGTCCCCGAACCAAATATAATGGTTTTGGGTTCTTAAATTCAAAAACCCTGCCAATTTGGCTCTTGCTTTACAAAACCCGCTCAGTTTCGTTGATGGTGATATGACCAGGGTTTTACACACATGCAACCCAGtcaaaaaaatgaatttaatgaaACTAAATTATCTGTGCAACCAAAGATAAAAAACTCCAGAAAttactaaaataaaagaaactattATAGTAATATAGGAAATGCATTAAAAAATTATAAACAAAGAAGAAATTTTAGAATCAACCTGGCAAACTAGGTAATTAGAGCAAACTTTGAAATAATTTCTGAACATTAACTTCAAAAGAAACTTTTGATTATCATTTATGTATATGTACTATTTTAGGTATTCTCAGATTTGCTAGTTTTGTagacaaataattttaaaaaaaattcaaaatgtttgGATTGCAGTTTTTTCTCCAAATTCAAACAAGCATAAATATATTATTTAGCTTCTCATTTTAAATTTTTTATTTAATATTTTAATCTAATTTTCAGTAGATTTTTTCACTCTAAACATATTTTTACTTGTTGCTAATTACTTGGTCATGACGTCATGTTGGGGTTGTAATATTGATTTAGGTTGGACTATTGAACCGTTCCCGTGGATTGGCGGAAGGAGTGGCGGTTATGATATGCCCAGTGCTTCTCGCACTTGCTCTCAACATAGTTGACCTGAATGATGAAGTGTACGGACATGGAGTCCCCATTGCCCTGATTGCCATGGCAGGCTTTACTTTGATCACCGGCATTTGCCCCTTCATGTTGTGCTGCTTCTTACAGGGGTTCCCGAGAAGTAGCGTGATCCTGGCAATCACTTCGTCTGCTTGCCTCGTCATGCTCGCCTATTTCATTGCACACTTCATTATCTTCAAATCCGTTTTTATCACCCTTGGAGTCCTGTGTGGAATTTTGCTCATGCTGCGAACCgtctgctactactactacttgtaTGATAGCCAAAATGGCAATGTTCCAGAATACACGGCCATAATGCAAAGCGTACTGGATGAATCACATGAGTTCTTGACCGGCGTCACTGGAATTCTTTTTCTGGGGTTCCAAGGTTTGACTCTTGATGGTGACGTTCGGACAATAAGTCGCATGGGTGGGGAACCAATGGGTTAcatcagcttcatcttcatcaCTCTAGGTGTGGGATCAATGCTCCTCGAGATGACCCCACCTAAAAGTTTTGGAGAGAGAAAAGTTGTGCGTCTGACTATCCTCCTTGACTGCTTCATGGCGGCTGGTATCTTCATGCTATTGTTGGTTACCATGCGTAAGCACACGCAGCTTGAGATGGTTGCCCTGTTGGTCTTTGTGCCTCCGATTATAAGCTTCAGTTCACTTCTCTTCCTAGTTTTGTTCCCGTTGGATGGACAAGATGATGAAGACCCCAAGCCAGCGTCACTGGAACTGACAAAGGTCACGTTCACCGGATTCTTGGCCGTGTCGATAAGAACCATCAGCAACACTTCGCCGAACAAGTTCACCGGATTCTTCTTACTATTATCCTCCATGGCTATTGGGTTTGGACTCTCATGGAGGCTCCTTTCACAGAACAACACAAAGAGTGGTCTCACTAATATTGATGTTTCACCTGCTCATGTTGCTtctgccgccaagattgcttccattTTGACCCACTTTTGTATTTTAATCACCACTATTCTATTTGTCGCAATGGCTAGTACTGCCAGCGGTAAATGATCGGCGCCAGTTGGCAGAAAAACTATTGTGTTTTAGATATAGTATTGAACATATAGGATATCTTTCTGCATAATGTTTAGCACCCGCACATATATGTTGAGTAAAGTGTATGAAAACTATTTGCCAAGTCAAGTATGTATTAAAACTGTGAAATTGGTCAATCCAGATACTAGAAGTACATTAAATGAGCCAACACATGACTTAGCAAGGCGAATGAGTCCCACACAAGCAGACGTggcatgttatgtactccctctgtttttatttacttcgcataatagctttgtctcgggtcaaacTTTCTAAATTTGACCAAGTTTCTATATTTtcataccaaaaatattttttattgtgaaagtttagattgttttcgatgaacttgagcAAACTTTATAAAAAACTCCGACAATGATGTCATAAATTACTGAATAACTTCCGAACCATGCAACGTATTATGATGGTTGAAAATAGTAGGGCTTTAGTTCCTTGCTTTTGGAAAATGATGGTATACCCTGGCCTATGTATCCTTTGATGAAATGGCTATTTGACATGAGATGGCAAGAGACTGGTGTCACGTCGTCTCCCTATTGGCCTTTGTAGAAACAGTGAAATTGGTCAATCCAGATACTTGCATGTATCCTCTTCGTCCCTTGGTTAGTGCTTAATTGGCCTTTGTAGAACTTATGGTGACCCTTAGCTGATATACTTTCTAAAATTGATTGGATATTCTCATGAAGTATTTGGCAAAGCAAACCCAtttaacaaaataaaaaaaatagtgtGGTTAGCAGCCATGGCGATTCACGGTTGAGGGATCCTACATCACTACTGTAGTAGGTGTTTTGCTCGGGGGCACTCGATGCACATACACGACCCTTCTCACGAAGAGGATACTTCCACCGTTGCCATGGACGGCAGCCTGTTTCCATCAAAATCGCCTTGGTCCATGCCCTAACCCCTCCAAAGGAGCGGCGCTAGCTGATTTGCCGCCGTTGGTTTTGGCTTCTCCTCACTCCTCACCGTGGCGGAGAACCAAGCTAGAGTTTCGGACCATGACGATGACATGTCACAACTCCTCTAGGCTCGACTCTTCGGAGGAGGGAGGAGTGGCCAATCCAATGGTTTGACAATAGGGCGATAAAGTCAAAGAGCAACCCCGAAAACCGGAGGCTACCAGGAAGACGCAGctaatctgcacccgagctcaaatgagctcgggtgaacagtacaaccgaaaaaaaattcaaaaaaattcaaaatttttttgggagaaacattgacaaaagttctaagtgcctgcaaaaattcgtcatgaaatcacattcctagaaggcgtggcaaaaaaaacaaaaacagtactctgaaaaaagctactttcaaacgcattttgaagcactgaatttgtttttttgccacgccttacaggaatgtgatttcatgatgaatttttgcaggaacttagaacttttgtcaatgtttctctcaaaaaaatttggaattttttaattttttctgattttttttgattttactgttcatgcgggagcatatgagctcgggtgcagaatggaCTTTTCGCTACCAGGATTGATTCCCTTTGCATCGCTTCTTAGCAGGGGCCCTGCGTTTTATTCTGGCAAGTTGGGCCATGTCCACAACATTTTAAGCAGAGGCACACAATAATCCGGGCCTACAGCAGATGGATCTGGAGAAGGGGCTTTGTGCGGGAGAAAAGAGGGTTGAGTGGGCAGAGCCCGGGGGAGGGGTGTAGGTGTTTGAGAAAAATATATGGTGCTGGGAGGGGACCAACGGTGGCTTGTGGGATAGGCGGGGTGGGGAAGAAAGAGGGAAGGGAGATGGGTAGGTTGCTATCGTTTGATCCATTATGATCGGATGGCTGTATTCGGCAATCGGTTGGAAGGCAGGGTGGATCAATCAGAATGTAGGATGGGCCTAGCGTTGAATCCATAACCATCTTTGTCAAGTATACTTACAAGAACATTCGACTATACCTTAAAAAATATGTTTTACACTTCTtctttatttgtttattttttatttctttcttcattTCTTCGTTTAAATCTTTGTTTCTTTGTTTATTTActtcttgtttttattttatttccttccatttatttcatttcatttcttatatttttttttctttcctgtTTTTTTCTAGCGGGGGGCTCTCCTCCACTCTCACCCCTGTTAAAATTTGAATTTTATCCTTCCAATGACAAGAAATGTATAAAATGGCTTAAATATAGCAAATGAACCCACAAAAATACAAAATTTTGACTTGGAATATGTGATGCTCATGTTTAATGTAGAAAAAGTTTCAAGTTCATACGATAAAGTAATCAAcacctcaacttcaaccctggcctATTCCTTCTCGAAACCACAATTCTAAGAACCATTTTGAAAAGTTCACCATAGTCTCTAGGAATCATATaatgagagcatgccaagtttcaagagataaagagagagaagaagccatctatgtTTAGACCTTCTCCATGAAACAAAAGGAATTTTG
The genomic region above belongs to Triticum aestivum cultivar Chinese Spring unplaced genomic scaffold, IWGSC CS RefSeq v2.1 scaffold184341, whole genome shotgun sequence and contains:
- the LOC123176154 gene encoding uncharacterized protein — encoded protein: MVGLLNRSRGLAEGVAVMICPVLLALALNIVDLNDEVYGHGVPIALIAMAGFTLITGICPFMLCCFLQGFPRSSVILAITSSACLVMLAYFIAHFIIFKSVFITLGVLCGILLMLRTVCYYYYLYDSQNGNVPEYTAIMQSVLDESHEFLTGVTGILFLGFQGLTLDGDVRTISRMGGEPMGYISFIFITLGVGSMLLEMTPPKSFGERKVVRLTILLDCFMAAGIFMLLLVTMRKHTQLEMVALLVFVPPIISFSSLLFLVLFPLDGQDDEDPKPASLELTKVTFTGFLAVSIRTISNTSPNKFTGFFLLLSSMAIGFGLSWRLLSQNNTKSGLTNIDVSPAHVASAAKIASILTHFCILITTILFVAMASTASGK